The Streptomyces sp. NBC_00569 genomic sequence CATGAGCTCTCGGATGAGGAGTGGGATGTGCTCTCGGGGCTGCTTCCGAGGGCGGAGACGGGGCGGCCTCGGCGGGATGACCGGGTGGTGCTGAACGGGATCGTATGGAAGCTGCGGACCGGTTCGGCCTGGCGTGATGTGCCCGAGAGGTATGGGTCCTGGCGGACGCTGTACACGCGTTTCCGCAGGTGGGCGTTGGATGGGACCTTCTCGCGGATGCTGGAGGCGGCCCAGGCCCGCAAGGATGCAGTCGGGGACATCGACTGGCTGGTGTCGGTGGATTCCACGATTGCCCGCGCTCACCAACACGCGGCAGGTGCTCGTAAAAAAGGGCGGCCCCAGCGGAATCGGCACACTCTCACGCCCTCGGACGATCCCGTGGCGGACTGACCACGAAAATCCACCTCGCCTGCGACGGCCGCGGACGCCCGCTCGGCTTCCTCGTCACGGGTGGCAACGTCAACGATTGCACCCAGTTCGAGCAAGTACTCGCGCGGATCAAAGTCCGGCGCACGGGACCGGGACGACCGCGTACTCGGCCCGAACATCTCCTGGGCGACAAGGGATACAGCACGCGACACATACGCAGCTACCTGCGGAAACACGGAATCCCGCACACCATTCCCGAACGTTCGGACCAGCAGGTCAACCGCCGCCGACGCGGCAGCAACGGCGGTAGACCACCTGCCTTCGACAAGGAACGCTACAAACAGCGCAACGTCGTCGAGCGTTGCTTCAACGCGTTGAAGCAGTACCGGGCCATCGCCACCCGCTACGACAAGACCCGTGAATCGTATGAGGCAGCCCTCACCATCGCATCACTCCTGATGTGGATCTGACTCCTTTGAAGACAGGCTCTAGGCCCTACGCCCCCGAAAGGCGATCGCAAAGACGCTCCCCGTCCCGTGCGCGGTTGCACGGAACGGGGAGGGATCTTCGACGAATCTTCGGGCGCGCGGACCGGCGCGTTCAAGTGGTTAGACCACCGACCGCCCACAGGTCCTTCACAGATCCTATAAAGCGCGCCGGATAAAAGAAGACCGAGTCCGCTTTCCGGACGATGAAGAGGCCGAACTCACGCGGCGGGCGGGAACTCCTGGGCCACCAGCTCGGCGATCTGCGCGGTGTTGAGGGCCGCGCCCTTGCGCAGGTTGTCCCCGCACACGAAGAACTCGAGCCCGGCCGGGTCGTCGAGGGAGCGCCGGACGCGGCCGACCCAGGTCGGGTCGGTGCCCACCACATCGGCGGGCGTGGGGAACTCACCGGCCGCCGGGTTGTCGAAGAGCACGACCCCGGGCGCGGTCGCGAGGATCTCGCGCGCCTTGTCGACCGTGACCGCGCTCTGGAAGCGGGCGTGGACGGTCAGGGAGTGCGTGGTGACGACGGGGACGCGTACACATGTCACCGCGACCTTGAGGTCCGGCAGGCCGAGGATCTTGCGGGACTCGTCCCGCACCTTCATCTCCTCGGAGGACCAGCCGTCCTCGCGCAGGGACCCGGCCCACGGCACGACGTTGAGCGCCACGGGCTCGGGGAAGGGGCCGGTGTTGTCGCCGACGGCGCGGCGTACGTCGCCGGGGTTCGTCCCGAGTTCCGTACCGGCCACGAGCGACATCTGCTGGCGCAGGGTGTCGATACCGGCGCGGCCGGCCCCGCTGACGGCCTGGTAGCTGGAGACGACCAGCTCGCGCAGCCCGAACTCGGCGTGCAGCGCCCCGACGGCGACGATCATCGACAGGGTCGTGCAGTTGGGGTTGGCGACGATGCCGCGCGGCCGCACGCGCGCGGCGTGCGGATTGACCTCGGGCACGACGAGCGGCACGTCCGGGTCCAGGCGGAAGGCGGCCGAGTTGTCGACGACGACCGCCCCCTTGGAGGCGGCGACGGGCGCCCACTGCGCGGAGATCTCGTCGGGTACGTCGAACATCGCGACGTCGACGCCGTCGAAGACCTCCTCGCTCAGGGCCAGGACCTCGACCTCCTCCCCCCGCACGGTCAGCTTGCGGCCGGCCGAGCGCGGGGAGGCGATCAGGCGGATCTCGCCCCAGATGTCCGCGTGCTGCGAAAGGATCTGGAGCATGACCGTGCCGACGGCCCCGGTCGCTCCCACGACCGCGAGTGTCGGCCTGTCGGTCTGAGCCATCAGCGGCCGGTGCCTCCGTAGACCACGGCCTCGTCGGAGTCCGAGTCGAGCCCGAAGGCGGTGTGCACGGCGCGCACGGCCTCGTTCACATCGTCTGCGCGCGTGACGACCGAGATGCGGATCTCGGAGGTCGAGATGAGCTCGATGTTGACGCCCGCGTCGCTGAGCGCCTCGAAGAACCCGGCCGTGACACCCGGGTTCGTCTTCATACCGGCGCCCACGAGGGAGATCTTGGCGATCTGGTCGTCGTACCGCAGGGACTCGAAGCCGACCGCGGTCCTCGTCTTCTCCAGGGCGTCGATGGCCTTGCGGCCCTCGGTCTTCGGGAGGGTGAAGGAGATGTCCGTCAGGCCGGTCGAGGCCGCGGACACGTTCTGCACGATCATGTCGATGTTGACCTGGGAGTCCGCGATGGCGCGGAAGATGTTCGCGGCCTCCCCGGGCTTGTCCGGGACACCGACGACGGTGATCTTCGCCTCGGAGGTGTCGTGAGCGACACCGGAGATGATGGCCTGCTCCACCTTCTGGTCCCCTTGATCAAAGTGCGGTTCGTTGCTGACCCAGGTGCCCTGCAGTCCCGAGAAGGACGAGCGGACGTGGATCGGGATGTTGTAGCGGCGCGCGTACTCCACACAGCGGTGGAGCAGCACCTTGGACCCGGAGCTGGCGAGCTCCAGCATGTCCTCGAAGGAGATCCAGTCGATCTTCCGCGCCTTCTTCACGACGCGCGGGTCGGCGGTGAACACACCGTCGACGTCGGTGTAGATCTCGCACACCTCGGCGTCGAGCGCCGCGGCGAGGGCGACCGCCGTCGTGTCGGACCCGCCACGGCCGAGCGTGGTGATGTCCTTCTTGTCCTGGCTGACGCCCTGGAACCCGGCGACGATGGCGATGTTGCCCTCGTCGAGCGCCGTCCTGATCCGTCCCGGGGTCACATCGATGATCCGGGCTTTGTTGTGGACCGAGTCGGTGATGACGCCGGCCTGACTGCCCGTGAACGACTGGGCCTCGTGGCCCAGGTTTTTGATCGCCATGGCCAGCAGGGCCATGGAGATCCGCTCCCCGGCGGTCAGCAGCATGTCGAATTCGCGCCCGGCAGGGATCGGGGATACCTGCCCGGCGAGATCGATCAACTCATCCGTCGTGTCGCCCATCGCGGACACCACGACAACCACCTGGTTGCCGTTCTTCTTGGCGTCGACGATTCGCTTGGCGACCCGCTTGATGCCTTCGGCATCGGCTACGGAGGAGCCTCCGTACTTCTGCACGACAAGGCCCACGTGCGCTCCTCGCTCAGTTTGTCTCGGTCGGCTCAGTCTAACGAGCGGCCGAAATCAGCCCCGGGAATACCACATCCTGAGATGTCCCGCTCAGAAGGTGATCGCCGGGCACAGGACCCGGTGGGGGCTTCACGCTCCGGCCGCTCGGACAGGCGCATGCCCGCGCCCCGGCCCGGC encodes the following:
- a CDS encoding aspartate kinase; amino-acid sequence: MGLVVQKYGGSSVADAEGIKRVAKRIVDAKKNGNQVVVVVSAMGDTTDELIDLAGQVSPIPAGREFDMLLTAGERISMALLAMAIKNLGHEAQSFTGSQAGVITDSVHNKARIIDVTPGRIRTALDEGNIAIVAGFQGVSQDKKDITTLGRGGSDTTAVALAAALDAEVCEIYTDVDGVFTADPRVVKKARKIDWISFEDMLELASSGSKVLLHRCVEYARRYNIPIHVRSSFSGLQGTWVSNEPHFDQGDQKVEQAIISGVAHDTSEAKITVVGVPDKPGEAANIFRAIADSQVNIDMIVQNVSAASTGLTDISFTLPKTEGRKAIDALEKTRTAVGFESLRYDDQIAKISLVGAGMKTNPGVTAGFFEALSDAGVNIELISTSEIRISVVTRADDVNEAVRAVHTAFGLDSDSDEAVVYGGTGR
- a CDS encoding aspartate-semialdehyde dehydrogenase, whose protein sequence is MAQTDRPTLAVVGATGAVGTVMLQILSQHADIWGEIRLIASPRSAGRKLTVRGEEVEVLALSEEVFDGVDVAMFDVPDEISAQWAPVAASKGAVVVDNSAAFRLDPDVPLVVPEVNPHAARVRPRGIVANPNCTTLSMIVAVGALHAEFGLRELVVSSYQAVSGAGRAGIDTLRQQMSLVAGTELGTNPGDVRRAVGDNTGPFPEPVALNVVPWAGSLREDGWSSEEMKVRDESRKILGLPDLKVAVTCVRVPVVTTHSLTVHARFQSAVTVDKAREILATAPGVVLFDNPAAGEFPTPADVVGTDPTWVGRVRRSLDDPAGLEFFVCGDNLRKGAALNTAQIAELVAQEFPPAA
- a CDS encoding IS5 family transposase (programmed frameshift), with the translated sequence MVRRHELSDEEWDVLSGLLPRAETGRPRRDDRVVLNGIVWKLRTGSAWRDVPERYGSWRTLYTRFRRWALDGTFSRMLEAAQARKDAVGDIDWLVSVDSTIARAHQHAAGARKKGRPQRKSAHSHALGRSRGGLTTKIHLACDGRGRPLGFLVTGGNVNDCTQFEQVLARIKVRRTGPGRPRTRPEHLLGDKGYSTRHIRSYLRKHGIPHTIPERSDQQVNRRRRGSNGGRPPAFDKERYKQRNVVERCFNALKQYRAIATRYDKTRESYEAALTIASLLMWI